In Erigeron canadensis isolate Cc75 chromosome 7, C_canadensis_v1, whole genome shotgun sequence, one DNA window encodes the following:
- the LOC122607240 gene encoding alpha-mannosidase I MNS5: protein MSGKRKTSWTIRTIIIIFVLIIFPTIFVSCSMSDDSYSYSYLSAKRKRMSHKVRKMFYHAYDNYMTYAFPHDELKPMTKSFTDSLSELGNLKLENLPQEYNGSALTLVESLSSLVILGNNTEFERAVIWLSENLTFDVDARINLFECNIRLLGGLVSAHILATDSRNRFTQGTYNNQLLDLAQDLGKRFLPAFNTPTGLPYAWINLKYGVMENETTETSTSGCGSLILEMGALSRLTGDPRFEYAALHALHKLWGMRSSLNLLGTTLDVETGEWIEYSSGIGAGVDSFYEYLIKAHILFGKEEYWRMFQSAYLAVQKYFRYGSWYHEADMRTGRATYWQLTSLQAFWPGVQVLVGDITAANLTHREFFRVWKKFGVLPERYLLDHQIVHPTEKYYPLRPELAESTYYLYQATKDPWYMEVGEAIVNSLNLHTKVEGGFASVRDVTTMQLEDHQHSFFLAETCKYLYLLFDDSPLMGRNYIFTTEGHPLPVISDWHEKLPDSYIPRNWTSIKIETQKKHASAMSMQVCPANLASPGHAGHKIESVCHVPDTWSDHRCLTDDDCGIDSTNCRRRSCSMAGYCGLWLFI from the exons ATGAGTGGTAAAAGAAAAACTAGTTGGACAATTAGaacaattattataatatttgtgTTAATTATATTTCCAACAATATTCGTGTCATGTTCAATGTCGGAtgattcatattcatattcgtATCTGTCAGCTAAGAGGAAACGAATGAGTCACAAAGTACGCAAGAT GTTTTATCATGCATATGACAACTACATGACATATGCATTTCCT CATGATGAATTAAAACCTATGACCAAAAGTTTTACCGACTCTCTCAGTGAGCTTGGGAATTTGAAG CTTGAAAATTTACCCCAAGAATACAATGGATCAGCACTTACACTAGTTGAATCATTGTCCAG TCTTGTAATACTGGGTAACAACACAGAATTCGAAAGGGCAGTGATATGGCTTTCTGAAAATCTAACATTTGATGTTGATGCAAGGATAAATCTGTTTGAG TGCAACATAAGACTTCTTGGAGGACTTGTCTCTGCTCATATTCTTGCAACTGATTCTAGAAACAGGTTCACTCAAGGAACTTACAACAACCAGCTCCTTGATTTGGCTCAAGATTTAGGGAAGCGTTTTTTACCGGCTTTTAACACACCCACTGGTTTGCCTTATGCCTGGATTAACTTGAAG TATGGCGTTATGGAGAACGAGACAACCGAAACAAGCACTTCAGGTTGTG GATCACTGATTCTTGAAATGGGAGCGTTGTCACGATTAACTGGTGATCCGAGATTTGAATATGCTGCTTTGCATGCTCTTCATAAGTTGTGGGGAATGCGGAGTTCTTTGAACCTTTTAGGAACTACACTAGATGTAGAAACTGGAGAATGGATTGAATACTCTTCCGGTATAGGTGCTG GCGTTGATTCTTTTTATGAATACTTAATTAAAGCTCACATCCTCTTTGGAAAAGAAGAATATTGGAGGATGTTTCAGTCGGCATATCTTGCTGTGCAGAAATATTTCAGATATGGTTCATG GTATCATGAAGCAGATATGAGGACAGGAAGAGCAACTTACTGGCAACTTACAAGTCTACAAGCATTTTGGCCTGGTGTACAG GTTCTTGTTGGGGATATTACAGCTGCTAACTTAACACATCGTGAATTTTTTCGTGTATGGAAAAAATTTGGAGTGCTTCCAGAGAG ATATTTGTTGGATCATCAGATTGTGCACCCTACAGAAAAATATTATCCTTTACGTCCAGAGCTGGCGGAGTCAACATATTACTTGTATCAAGCAACAAAAG ACCCCTGGTATATGGAAGTCGGTGAAGCGATTGTAAATTCCCTTAATTTACACACAAAAGTTGAAGGTGGGTTTGCAAGCGTTAGAGATGTAACAACCATGCAATTAGAAGATCACCAGCATAGCTTCTTCCTGGCTGAAAC GTGCAAGTATCTATATCTTCTCTTCGATGATTCACCTTTAATGGGTCGCAACTACATATTCACTACTGAAGGTCACCCTCTTCCTGTCATTAGCGACTGGCATGAAAAGCTTCCTGATTCATACATCCCCCGAAACTGGACCTCGATCAAG ATTGAAACACAAAAGAAACATGCTAGTGCAATGTCCATGCAAGTCTGCCCAGCCAATTTAGCAAGCCCTGGACATGCTGGTCACAAAATCGAGAGTGTTTGCCACGTCCCTGACACATGGAGTGATCATAGATGTCTGACCGATGATGACTGTGGAATTGATTCGACTAATTGTAGAAGAAGATCATGCAGCATGGCTGGCTACTGTGGTCTGTGGTTGTTCATATGA
- the LOC122609004 gene encoding uncharacterized mitochondrial protein AtMg00810-like, protein MTDEFKALIDNKTWDLVPRTPAMNVICCMWIYKHKLKSYGTLERYKARLVGDGRTQQMGIDCSDTFSPVVKPATIRTVLSLALTYNWHITQLDVKNAFLHGNLTETAPRACYQRFTDYVTRLGFHHSSSDHSLFIYNRGMDMAYILLYVDDIIMVTLSSKLKQNFMSHLSAEFAMKDQGPLSYFLGVSVTRSSDGLFLSQSRYAHDILHQAMMQDCNPVSTSGKLGAQAGVPFDDPTLYRSLAGALQYLTFTRPDISYVVQQVCMHMHAPYIDHFLALKRILRYVKGTLDMGIWMRRPSLSPLVAYNDTDWVGCPDTRRSTSGYCVFLGDNLLSWSSKHQSVVSRSSVEAEYRGIANVVSELCWLRNLLLELGCPLQRASMVYTDNVSAVIQFSINEPPFCS, encoded by the exons ATGACTGATGAGTTTAAGGCTCTCATTGATAATAAGACGTGGGATTTGGTTCCTCGTACTCCTGCTATGAATGTTATATGTTGCATGTGGATTTATAAGCACAAATTAAAGTCATATGGTACTCTTGAGCGCTACAAAGCTCGTTTGGTGGGAGATGGTCGAACTCAGCAAATGGGGATTGATTGTTCTGATACTTTTAGTCCGGTTGTGAAACCAGCCACTATCCGGACAGTTCTCTCTTTAGCTCTTACTTATAACTGGCATATTACTCAACTTGATGTTAAGAATGCTTTTCTCCATGGGAACTTAACTGAAACA GCACCACGGGCTTGCTATCAACGGTTTACCGATTATGTCACGCGGTTGGGTTTTCATCATAGTTCTAGTGATCACTCGTTGTTTATCTACAACCGTGGTATGGATATGGCTTACATTTTATTGTATGTGGATGACATCATTATGGTTACTTTGTCAAGTAAGCTAAAGCAGAATTTTATGTCTCATTTGTCGGCTGAGTTTGCTATGAAGGATCAAGGCCCTCTCAGTTACTTTTTGGGCGTTTCTGTCACTCGCTCTTCTGATGGTTTATTCTTGTCTCAAAGCCGTTATGCTCATGACATTCTTCATCAGGCCATGATGCAAGATTGTAATCCGGTCTCTACTTCGGGTAAACTCGGTGCTCAAGCGGGTGTTCCTTTTGATGACCCGACTTTGTATCGTAGCTTGGCAGGTGCTCTTCAGTATCTGACGTTTACCCGCCCAGATATCTCTTATGTTGTTCAGCAGGTATGTATGCATATGCATGCCCCGTATATTGATCACTTTCTTGCTTTAAAACGCATCTTGCGATATGTCAAAGGCACCCTTGACATGGGTATATGGATGAGACGACCTTCTTTGTCTCCGCTTGTTGCTTACAATGATACTGATTGGGTTGGTTGTCCCGATACTAGACGTTCTACATCTGGGTATTGTGTCTTTCTAGGGGACAATCTCCTTTCTTGGTCCTCCAAACATCAGTCGGTTGTCTCTCGGTCTAGTGTTGAGGCCGAATATCGGGGTATTGCTAATGTGGTTTCTGAGTTATGTTGGCTTCGTAATCTATTGTTGGAGCTTGGTTGTCCTCTTCAACGAGCCTCCATGGTATATACAGATAATGTTAGTGCAGTAATCCAGTTCAGCATCAACGAGCCTCCATTTTGTTCGTGA
- the LOC122609005 gene encoding uncharacterized protein LOC122609005 encodes MTLFKIQCTACKVLDHIIPPTTESSTTSYSTTASSSHDAEWLRIDAIVLQWIYNTITPSLLTTILQPNNTAAQAWTALARIFVDNKPTQAVFLCQKFSNTKLSDFSSVSAYCQELKV; translated from the coding sequence ATGACTCTTTTCAAAATCCAATGCACCGCATGTAAAGTGTTGGATCATATTATTCCTCCTACTACCGAATCTTCCACCACCTCATATTCTACCACCGCATCCTCCTCTCATGATGCAGAGTGGCTGCGTATCGATGCAATTGTGCTTCAATGGATTTACAACACCATCACCCCCAGCTTGTTAACTACCATTTTACAGCCTAATAATACAGCTGCCCAAGCCTGGACTGCCCTAGCACGCATCTTTGTTGACAACAAACCAACCCAAGCCGTTTTTCTTTGCCAAAAATTCAGCAACACTAAGCTTTCTGATTTCTCGTCGGTTTCAGCATATTGTCAAGAGCTAAAAGTCTGA